From one Mytilus edulis chromosome 1, xbMytEdul2.2, whole genome shotgun sequence genomic stretch:
- the LOC139494189 gene encoding uncharacterized protein has product MESKQICIATMTLIFSMQLISAYNLQYIGNFTVSHPGFLSLIRTQDTGRINDDYSLFVSSFNGAPFTTDHVYFVPAIGTVVQTFQSNGHHTVKHTTLSSNIVWPNEVNQVPDDVFGKKMMSIAGGFLVPLKTKGSIRLVDLSTGTPQRPTEMTTGSDDHHWFYHRVLWLDMNGDGKKDAVTCRAKKSLLGSGTGQLVWYEHPQTDSISNPWHHFIIADHSDTFFDITTLTTPTGTNTVIVTTGFFSNQLKIYWTTDPAGKWTDTLKIKSRVIEEHIGHVFDVQIDDVNNDGKSDLLVTSNGLSNTAVYVYEIPADFRTQTFTRHTIMTGFKSHNLLPGGGAPGSAKTIRNPSINNGKPLILLSGDDDSHAYILNAVSESVSDWSYHSNKILDTKSGTVGGITSHDIDGDGNLEIFVPAYSNNLIHIFKLLP; this is encoded by the exons ATGGAATCGAAACAAATTTGTATTGCTACCATGACATTAATTTTCTCAATGCAGCTCATTTCGGCATACAATTTACAATACATTGGCAATTTTACAGTCAGCCATCCAGGATTTTTGAGTTTGATTCGAACACAGGATACCGGGAGAATAAACGACGATTATTCCTTGTTTGTGTCTAGTTTTAATGGAGCACCTTTTACTACAGATCACGTGTACTTCGTACCAGCAATTGGAACTGTTGTACAAACATTTCAAAGCAATGGTCACCATACAGTGAAACATACTACATTGAGTAGTAATATTGTCTGGCCTAACGAGGTCAATCAAGTTCCAG ATGACGTATTTGGAAAGAAAATGATGTCGATTGCCGGTGGCTTTCTGGTTCCATTAAAAACAAAAGGAAGTATTCGATTAGTAGACTTGTCGACAGGTACCCCACAACGACCAACGGAAATGACAACTGGATCGGACGATCATCACTGGTTTTACCACAGAGTATTATGGCTCGATATGAATGGGGATGGAAAGAAAGATGCTGTTACGTGTCGGGCTAAAAAGTCACTTCTGG GGAGTGGTACTGGACAGTTAGTTTGGTATGAACATCCACAGACTGATAGCATCAGTAATCCTTGGCACCATTTTATCATTGCTGACCATTCGGACACTTTTTTTGATATAACAACATTGACCACACCTACAGGGACCAATACTGTCATAGTAACAACTGGCTTCTTTTCAAATCAACTAAAAATCTACTGGACAACAGATCCCGCAGGAAAATGGACGGACACTCTCAAG attAAATCAAGAGTAATTGAAGAACATATCGGTCATGTGTTTGATGTTCAGATTGATGACGTAAATAACGATGGGAAATCAGATTTGTTAGTCACCTCAAATGGTCTTAGTAATACCGCCGTCTATGTTTATGAAATACCAGCGGATTTCAG AACGCAAACGTTTACTCGACACACAATCATGACAGGTTTTAAATCACACAATCTTCTTCCCGGCGGTGGTGCACCAGGATCGGCTAAAACTATTAGGAATCCATCCATAAACAATGG AAAGCCCCTCATTTTATTGTCCGGTGACGATGACAGCCATGCTTACATCTTGAATGCTGTTTCTGAAAGTGTATCTGATTGGTCATACCATTCTAATAAAATACTAGATACAAAAAGTGGAACCGTTGGTGGAATCACGTCGCATGATATAGATGGAGATGGAAATCTTGAGATATTCGTTCCTGcatattcaaataatttaataCATATCTTCAAACTTTTGCCATAA